A single genomic interval of Methylobacterium bullatum harbors:
- the gstB_2 gene encoding Glutathione S-transferase GST-6.0 — MTTLYYAPGACSLASHIALEETGAPYETVRLDLAKGDQRAAEYLAVNERGRVPALVEEDWVLTENTAILRHIARTHPQAGLWPQAPRDQARVDEWLGWLSTGHHIAYAHIRRAERYTSDETAFPGIQAKGVETCGDLFTMTEVKLSNGGWAVGEAYSVADPYLLLFWTWGRGPALGFDMAERFPHWTAHARAMAARPAVQGVFAREGLKLP, encoded by the coding sequence ATGACCACCCTCTACTACGCCCCCGGCGCCTGCTCGCTCGCCTCCCACATCGCCCTCGAGGAGACGGGAGCGCCCTACGAGACCGTGCGGCTCGACCTCGCCAAGGGTGACCAGCGGGCTGCCGAGTATCTCGCCGTCAACGAGCGCGGCCGCGTGCCCGCGCTGGTCGAGGAGGATTGGGTGCTCACCGAGAACACCGCCATCCTGCGCCACATCGCGCGCACGCACCCGCAGGCCGGCCTGTGGCCGCAAGCGCCCCGCGATCAGGCGCGGGTCGACGAATGGCTGGGCTGGCTCTCCACCGGCCATCACATCGCCTACGCGCATATCCGCCGGGCCGAGCGCTACACGAGCGATGAGACGGCCTTCCCGGGCATCCAGGCCAAGGGCGTCGAGACCTGTGGCGACCTCTTCACCATGACCGAGGTCAAACTCTCCAACGGCGGCTGGGCCGTCGGCGAGGCCTACAGCGTCGCCGATCCCTACCTGCTGCTGTTCTGGACCTGGGGCCGCGGACCGGCGCTCGGCTTCGACATGGCGGAGCGCTTTCCCCATTGGACCGCGCATGCCCGTGCCATGGCGGCGCGGCCCGCCGTGCAGGGCGTGTTCGCCCGCGAAGGCCTCAAACTGCCCTAA
- the ilvC gene encoding Ketol-acid reductoisomerase, which yields MRVYYDRDADLNLIKGKKVVIVGYGSQGHAHALNLRDSGVKGIVIALREGSATAKKAEHEGFTVMNVADAAKQADVVMMLTPDELQGDIYKESLEPNMKQGAALLFAHGLNVHFNLIEPRKDLDVLMVAPKGPGHTVRGEYLKGGGVPTLIAIAQDASGNAHDLGLSYASANGGGRAGIIETTFKEECETDLFGEQAVLCGGLVELIKAGFETLVEGGYAPEMAYFECLHEVKLIVDLIYEGGIANMNYSISNTAEYGEYVTGPRIVTSETKAEMKRVLDDIQSGKFTRDWMLENKVGQTSFKATRAKLARHPIEEVGSKLRGMMPWISEKALVDKSKN from the coding sequence ATGCGGGTCTATTACGATCGTGACGCCGACCTCAACCTGATCAAGGGCAAGAAGGTCGTCATCGTCGGCTACGGCAGCCAGGGCCATGCCCACGCCCTCAACCTGCGCGATTCCGGCGTGAAGGGCATCGTCATCGCGCTGCGCGAAGGTTCGGCCACCGCCAAGAAGGCGGAGCACGAGGGCTTCACGGTGATGAACGTCGCCGACGCCGCCAAACAGGCCGACGTCGTCATGATGCTCACCCCCGACGAGCTGCAGGGCGACATCTACAAGGAGTCGCTGGAGCCGAACATGAAGCAGGGCGCCGCCCTCCTGTTCGCCCACGGCCTCAACGTCCACTTCAACCTCATCGAGCCCCGCAAGGATCTCGACGTGCTCATGGTCGCCCCGAAGGGCCCCGGCCACACCGTGCGCGGCGAGTACCTCAAGGGCGGCGGCGTGCCGACCCTGATCGCCATTGCGCAGGACGCCTCCGGCAACGCGCACGATCTCGGCCTGTCCTACGCTTCGGCCAATGGCGGCGGTCGCGCCGGCATCATCGAGACCACCTTCAAGGAAGAGTGCGAGACCGACCTGTTCGGCGAGCAGGCCGTGCTGTGCGGCGGCCTCGTCGAGCTCATCAAGGCCGGCTTCGAGACCCTGGTCGAGGGCGGCTACGCTCCCGAGATGGCCTATTTCGAGTGCCTCCACGAGGTGAAGCTCATCGTCGACCTCATCTACGAGGGCGGCATCGCCAACATGAACTACTCGATCTCCAACACCGCCGAGTATGGCGAGTACGTCACCGGCCCGCGCATCGTCACGAGCGAGACCAAGGCCGAGATGAAGCGCGTGCTGGACGACATCCAGTCGGGCAAGTTCACCCGCGACTGGATGCTGGAGAACAAGGTCGGCCAGACCTCGTTCAAGGCCACCCGCGCCAAGCTCGCCCGTCACCCGATCGAGGAAGTCGGCTCGAAGCTCCGCGGCATGATGCCGTGGATCTCCGAGAAGGCCCTCGTCGACAAGTCCAAGAACTGA
- the trpS gene encoding Tryptophan--tRNA ligase, translated as MTAFTELVFSGVQPTGNLHLGNYLGAIKRFVEMQERDAQCLYCVVDMHAITLWQDPAALKGQIREVTAAFLAAGIDPKRSIVFNQSQVPAHAELAWIFNCVARLGWLNRMTQFKDKAGKDRENASVGLYAYPVLMAADILAYRATHVPVGEDQKQHLELTRDIAQKFNNDFSESISAHGHDAGAGFFPITEPLIGGPAARVMSLRDGTKKMSKSDPSDNSRINLTDEADTIATKVRKAKTDPEPLPSETAGLAARPEADNLVGIFAALKGVTRDEVLADYGGAQFSAFKGALVELAVETLAPIASEMKRLVADTDYIDAVLADGSERAEAIAAPTLDAVKDIVGFVRRGPRLRMV; from the coding sequence ATGACCGCGTTCACAGAGCTCGTGTTCTCGGGCGTCCAGCCCACGGGCAACCTGCATCTCGGCAATTACCTTGGCGCGATCAAGCGCTTCGTGGAGATGCAGGAGCGCGACGCGCAGTGCCTCTACTGCGTCGTGGACATGCACGCGATCACCCTGTGGCAGGACCCGGCCGCGCTGAAGGGACAGATCCGCGAAGTCACGGCCGCCTTCCTCGCCGCCGGCATCGACCCGAAGCGCAGCATCGTCTTCAACCAGAGCCAGGTGCCAGCCCATGCCGAGCTCGCCTGGATCTTCAACTGCGTTGCCCGCCTCGGCTGGCTGAACCGCATGACCCAGTTCAAGGACAAGGCCGGCAAGGACCGGGAGAACGCGAGCGTCGGGCTCTACGCCTATCCGGTGCTGATGGCCGCCGACATCCTGGCCTACCGTGCCACCCACGTGCCGGTGGGCGAGGACCAGAAGCAGCATCTCGAACTGACCCGCGACATCGCCCAGAAATTCAACAACGACTTTTCCGAGTCGATCTCCGCCCACGGGCACGATGCGGGTGCGGGCTTCTTCCCGATCACCGAGCCGTTGATCGGCGGCCCGGCCGCCCGCGTCATGTCCCTGCGGGACGGCACCAAGAAGATGTCGAAGTCGGACCCCTCCGACAATTCGCGCATCAACCTCACCGACGAGGCGGATACCATCGCCACCAAGGTGCGCAAGGCCAAGACCGATCCGGAGCCCCTGCCCTCCGAGACGGCGGGTCTCGCCGCGCGGCCAGAGGCCGACAACCTCGTGGGCATCTTCGCGGCGCTGAAGGGCGTCACCCGCGACGAGGTGCTGGCCGATTACGGCGGCGCCCAGTTCTCGGCCTTCAAGGGGGCGCTGGTGGAGCTCGCGGTGGAAACGCTGGCACCGATCGCCTCCGAGATGAAGCGTCTCGTGGCCGATACCGACTACATCGATGCCGTCCTCGCCGATGGCTCCGAGCGCGCCGAGGCCATCGCGGCCCCGACGCTGGATGCGGTGAAGGACATCGTCGGCTTCGTCCGGCGCGGGCCGCGGCTCAGGATGGTGTGA
- the nth_2 gene encoding Endonuclease III, with protein MSIASGHDLAGPRPRQTRRSADLADASLTDKALEIHRRLCPVYGCPIPYFHSLDPLSELVSSLLSHRTRNADSGRAFKALRARYPDWSDLVDAPVAEIEATISGVTWPELKAPRIRAVLAAVAERHGSLSLDFLKEMEVDAARAWLEAIPGVGPKTSAAVLSFSLLRMPALPVDSHHHRVAQRTGLIGAKVDVGPSHPILRAQLPAEWSAQDLYDNHEILMLHGQAVCHHRNPACGRCVLLDICPTGQAQRSSVREP; from the coding sequence ATGTCCATCGCATCCGGGCACGACCTCGCCGGCCCCCGCCCCCGGCAGACCAGGCGCTCCGCCGATCTCGCCGACGCGAGCCTGACGGACAAGGCGCTGGAGATCCACCGCCGGCTCTGCCCGGTCTATGGCTGCCCGATTCCCTACTTCCACAGCCTCGATCCGCTGAGCGAGCTCGTCTCCTCGCTTCTCTCCCACCGCACCCGGAACGCCGATTCCGGTCGCGCCTTCAAGGCTTTGCGGGCGCGCTACCCGGATTGGTCCGACCTCGTGGACGCGCCCGTGGCGGAGATCGAGGCCACGATCTCCGGCGTGACCTGGCCGGAACTGAAGGCCCCCCGCATCCGTGCCGTCCTGGCGGCGGTGGCCGAGCGCCACGGCTCCCTCTCGCTCGATTTCCTGAAGGAGATGGAGGTCGATGCGGCGCGTGCGTGGCTCGAAGCGATTCCGGGCGTCGGCCCGAAGACCAGCGCGGCGGTCCTGTCGTTCAGCCTGCTGCGGATGCCCGCCCTGCCGGTGGACAGCCACCACCACCGGGTGGCGCAACGCACCGGCCTCATCGGCGCGAAGGTCGATGTCGGACCGTCGCATCCGATCCTGCGGGCCCAGTTGCCGGCGGAGTGGAGCGCGCAGGATCTCTATGACAACCACGAGATCCTGATGTTGCACGGCCAGGCCGTGTGCCATCACCGCAATCCGGCTTGCGGGAGGTGCGTGTTGCTGGACATCTGCCCGACCGGGCAGGCGCAGCGGTCTTCCGTGCGTGAACCTTGA
- the gcvT_1 gene encoding Aminomethyltransferase has translation MPLDASSTPLHALHLRHGARMVPFAGYALPLHYPAGLIAEHLHTRKAAGLFDVSHMGQIRLKPGPGGMADLARALETLLPIDVLGLAPGRQRYGFLTGETGGILDDLMVARLDDSLILVVNAANKVADEAYLRAHLTGLCEITVLPRALLALQGPLAASALTRLAPETAAMRFLDVKWVELLGASALVSRSGYTGEDGFEISLPEDAADAVAEALLQDRNVEPVGLGARDSLRLEAGLCLHGADIDAGTSPVEAGLTWAIQPVRREGGARAGGFPGAERILGEITEGPTSRRVGLLPEGPTPVRGGAALVAEEAGEAIGRVTSGGFSPSLKTPIAMGTVPAALAVPGTRLFAEVRGRRLPVSVVTLPFVPARFKRS, from the coding sequence ATGCCGCTCGACGCTTCCAGCACGCCGCTTCACGCGCTCCACCTGCGCCACGGCGCACGCATGGTGCCCTTCGCGGGCTATGCGCTGCCGCTCCACTATCCGGCCGGACTGATCGCCGAACATCTGCACACCCGCAAGGCAGCGGGGCTGTTCGATGTGTCGCATATGGGCCAGATCCGGCTGAAGCCGGGTCCGGGCGGCATGGCGGACCTCGCCCGCGCCCTCGAAACCCTCCTGCCCATCGACGTGCTGGGGCTGGCGCCCGGCCGGCAGCGCTACGGTTTCCTCACCGGTGAGACCGGCGGCATCCTCGACGACCTCATGGTCGCGCGCCTCGACGACAGCCTGATCCTCGTCGTCAACGCCGCCAACAAGGTGGCGGACGAGGCCTATCTCCGCGCTCATCTCACCGGCCTGTGCGAGATCACGGTGCTGCCCCGGGCGCTCCTCGCCCTGCAGGGGCCGCTGGCGGCGAGCGCCCTGACACGGCTCGCCCCCGAGACCGCCGCCATGCGCTTCCTCGACGTGAAGTGGGTGGAGCTCCTCGGCGCCTCCGCCCTCGTTAGCCGTTCCGGCTATACCGGGGAGGACGGGTTCGAGATCTCCCTTCCCGAGGATGCGGCGGATGCGGTCGCCGAGGCGTTGCTGCAGGACAGGAACGTGGAGCCCGTCGGCCTCGGCGCCCGCGATTCCCTGCGGCTGGAGGCGGGCCTGTGCCTGCACGGCGCCGACATCGATGCCGGGACGAGCCCGGTCGAGGCCGGCCTGACCTGGGCGATCCAGCCGGTCCGCCGCGAGGGCGGCGCGCGGGCGGGGGGCTTTCCGGGCGCTGAGCGCATCCTCGGTGAGATAACTGAAGGTCCTACGTCGCGGCGCGTCGGCCTGCTGCCGGAGGGTCCGACCCCGGTGCGGGGAGGGGCCGCGCTCGTCGCAGAGGAGGCCGGCGAGGCCATCGGCCGGGTCACCTCCGGCGGCTTCAGCCCTAGCCTCAAGACCCCCATCGCCATGGGCACCGTCCCCGCCGCCCTGGCGGTGCCCGGCACCCGCCTCTTCGCGGAAGTGCGCGGCCGGCGCCTGCCGGTCTCGGTCGTGACGCTTCCCTTCGTGCCGGCGCGCTTCAAGCGCAGCTGA
- the gcvH gene encoding Glycine cleavage system H protein produces the protein MLKFTDEHEWLAIEGDIATIGITTHAAEQLGDLVFVELPKVGAKLVKGEAAAVVESVKAASDVFAPVSGEVTEINEAAVSDPASIGTDPQGAGWLYRLRLDDVSALDGLMDEAAYAEFAK, from the coding sequence ATGCTGAAATTCACGGACGAGCACGAGTGGCTGGCCATCGAGGGCGACATCGCCACCATCGGCATCACCACCCATGCGGCGGAGCAGCTCGGAGACCTCGTCTTCGTCGAGCTGCCCAAAGTCGGCGCCAAGCTCGTCAAGGGCGAGGCCGCGGCGGTAGTGGAATCGGTGAAGGCCGCGTCCGACGTGTTTGCCCCGGTCTCGGGCGAGGTGACCGAAATCAACGAGGCCGCCGTGTCGGACCCGGCCAGCATCGGCACCGACCCGCAGGGCGCGGGCTGGCTCTATCGCCTCCGCCTCGACGACGTCTCGGCCCTGGACGGGCTGATGGACGAGGCGGCCTACGCCGAGTTCGCGAAGTAG
- the gcvP gene encoding Glycine dehydrogenase (decarboxylating), giving the protein MPNDRYDPYDFANRRHIGPTTAEIAAMLAVIGSESLHGLVDETLPPDIRQEERIDFGTSLTERRVLEHMRGIADKNRLLVSLIGQGYHGTTMPPVIQRNIFENPAWYTAYSPYQPEISQGRLEALLNFQTLVCDLTGLDIANASLLDEATAAAEAMGMASRIARNGKTAFFVDGECLPQTIAVLKTRAAPLGWTIVVGDPSTDLDPAEVFGAIFQYPGVCGAIHDFSDVIARLHGAGAVAVMAADPLALTLLKPPGEMGADIAIGSMQRYGVPMGYGGPHAAYLSTRDAHKRTLPGRLVGVSVDARGNRAYRLALQTREQHIRREKATSNICTAQVLLAVIAGMYAVFHGPRGLKAIAARVHRDAVRLAEGLETLGFAVEPKGFFDTITVEVGAFQGLILQNAVKNGINLRKVGSDRIGITVDERTRPDIVQAVWRAFGGEHLTYDEAWPTPRLPEANLRTSAYLTHPIFHMNRAESEMTRYMRRLADRDLALDRAMIPLGSCTMKLNATAEMLPISWPEFSEIHPFVPADQAEGYQELLRDFSQKLCAITGYDAISMQPNSGAQGEYAGLLAIRAYHLSRGEGHRTVCLIPSSAHGTNPASAQMCGMSVVVVGADQHGNIDVEDFRRKAELHGENLAACMITYPSTHGVFEVRVRELCDIVHAHGGQVYLDGANLNAMVGLARPGDIGSDVSHLNLHKTFCIPHGGGGPGMGPIGVKAHLIPFLPSDPRSGEEGAVSAAPYGSASILPISWSYCLLMGGRGLTQATRIAILNANYIASRLKGAYPVLYAGAQGRVAHECIIDVRPFQKSAGIGVEDIAKRLIDCGFHPPTMSWPVAGTLMIEPTESETKGEIDRFCDAMLAIREEIRAIEEGRMDRVDNPLKHAPHTVADLIGPWERPYSREAACFPSGSLRMDKYWPPINRVDNAYGDRNLVCSCPPVDAYSEAAE; this is encoded by the coding sequence ATGCCCAACGACCGCTACGACCCCTACGATTTCGCCAATCGCCGCCATATTGGCCCGACCACCGCCGAGATCGCGGCGATGCTGGCCGTGATCGGCTCCGAGAGCCTTCACGGCCTCGTGGACGAGACCCTGCCGCCGGACATCCGCCAGGAAGAGCGCATCGATTTCGGCACGTCGCTCACCGAGCGCCGGGTGCTCGAACATATGCGCGGCATCGCCGACAAGAACCGGCTTCTCGTCTCGCTCATCGGCCAGGGCTACCACGGCACCACGATGCCGCCGGTGATCCAGCGCAACATCTTCGAGAACCCGGCCTGGTACACGGCCTATTCGCCCTACCAGCCCGAGATCAGCCAGGGCCGGCTCGAGGCGCTGCTGAATTTCCAGACCCTAGTCTGCGACCTCACCGGTCTCGACATCGCCAATGCCTCGCTCCTCGACGAGGCCACGGCGGCGGCGGAGGCCATGGGCATGGCCTCGCGCATCGCCCGGAACGGAAAGACCGCCTTCTTCGTCGACGGCGAATGCCTGCCCCAGACCATCGCCGTCCTGAAGACCCGCGCCGCGCCGCTGGGCTGGACCATCGTCGTCGGCGACCCCTCGACCGATCTCGACCCGGCGGAGGTTTTCGGCGCCATCTTCCAGTATCCCGGCGTCTGCGGCGCCATCCACGATTTTTCCGATGTCATCGCCCGCCTGCACGGGGCCGGCGCGGTCGCCGTGATGGCCGCCGACCCCCTGGCCCTGACCCTGCTGAAGCCGCCGGGCGAGATGGGTGCCGACATCGCCATCGGCTCGATGCAGCGCTACGGCGTGCCCATGGGCTATGGCGGCCCGCACGCCGCCTACCTGTCGACGCGCGACGCGCACAAGCGCACCCTGCCGGGCCGCCTCGTCGGCGTCTCCGTCGATGCGAGGGGAAACCGGGCCTACCGTCTCGCCCTGCAGACCCGCGAGCAGCATATCCGCCGCGAGAAGGCGACCTCGAACATCTGTACCGCGCAGGTGCTACTGGCGGTCATCGCCGGCATGTACGCGGTGTTCCACGGGCCGCGCGGGCTGAAGGCCATCGCCGCGCGGGTCCATCGCGACGCGGTGCGCCTCGCCGAAGGCCTTGAAACGCTCGGCTTCGCCGTCGAGCCGAAAGGCTTCTTCGACACGATCACGGTGGAGGTCGGCGCCTTCCAGGGGCTGATCCTGCAGAACGCGGTGAAGAACGGCATCAACCTGCGGAAAGTGGGCTCGGACCGCATCGGCATCACCGTCGACGAGCGCACCCGGCCCGACATCGTCCAGGCGGTATGGCGCGCCTTTGGCGGGGAACATCTCACCTACGACGAGGCCTGGCCGACCCCGCGCCTGCCCGAGGCGAATCTGCGCACCTCCGCCTATCTCACCCATCCGATCTTCCACATGAACCGGGCCGAGAGCGAAATGACGCGCTACATGCGCCGCCTCGCGGACCGCGATCTGGCGCTGGACCGGGCGATGATTCCGCTCGGCTCGTGCACGATGAAGCTGAACGCCACAGCCGAGATGCTGCCGATCTCCTGGCCGGAATTTTCGGAGATCCACCCCTTCGTGCCGGCCGATCAGGCCGAGGGCTACCAGGAACTCCTGCGCGACTTCTCGCAGAAGCTCTGCGCAATCACCGGCTACGACGCGATCTCGATGCAGCCGAATTCCGGCGCGCAGGGGGAATATGCGGGCCTGCTCGCCATCCGCGCCTACCACCTCTCGCGCGGGGAGGGGCACCGCACGGTCTGCCTCATCCCGTCCTCCGCCCACGGTACCAACCCGGCCTCGGCCCAGATGTGCGGCATGAGCGTCGTGGTGGTCGGCGCCGACCAGCACGGCAACATCGACGTGGAGGATTTCCGCCGGAAGGCCGAGTTGCACGGCGAAAACCTCGCGGCCTGCATGATCACCTACCCGTCGACCCATGGGGTGTTCGAGGTGCGGGTCCGCGAACTCTGCGACATCGTCCACGCCCATGGCGGGCAGGTCTATCTCGACGGGGCCAACCTCAACGCCATGGTGGGCCTCGCCCGCCCCGGCGACATCGGCTCCGATGTGAGCCACCTCAACCTGCACAAGACCTTCTGCATCCCCCATGGCGGCGGCGGCCCCGGCATGGGTCCCATCGGCGTCAAGGCGCATCTGATCCCGTTCCTGCCCTCCGATCCGCGCAGCGGTGAGGAAGGGGCCGTCTCGGCGGCGCCCTACGGCTCGGCCTCGATCCTGCCGATCTCGTGGAGCTACTGCCTGCTGATGGGCGGGCGCGGCCTGACCCAGGCCACCCGCATCGCGATCCTCAACGCCAATTACATCGCGAGCCGCCTGAAGGGCGCCTATCCGGTGCTCTATGCCGGGGCACAGGGCCGGGTGGCGCATGAATGCATCATCGACGTGCGGCCCTTCCAGAAATCGGCTGGGATCGGCGTCGAGGACATCGCCAAGCGCCTGATCGATTGCGGCTTCCACCCGCCCACCATGAGCTGGCCGGTGGCCGGCACCCTGATGATCGAACCGACCGAATCCGAGACCAAGGGCGAGATCGACCGGTTCTGCGACGCCATGCTGGCGATCCGCGAGGAGATCCGCGCCATCGAGGAGGGGCGGATGGACCGGGTGGACAACCCGCTGAAACACGCGCCGCACACGGTGGCGGACCTGATCGGCCCCTGGGAGCGGCCCTATTCCCGCGAGGCGGCGTGTTTCCCCTCGGGGAGCCTGCGGATGGACAAGTACTGGCCGCCGATCAACCGCGTCGACAACGCCTATGGCGACCGCAACCTCGTCTGCTCCTGCCCACCGGTGGACGCCTATAGCGAGGCGGCCGAGTAG
- the ogt gene encoding Methylated-DNA--protein-cysteine methyltransferase, translated as MPDTRYTFLDTPIGALLLAGTDERLRYIGFPTGKGAVTPRADWHRDDAAFAEGRRQLSTYFAGRLTRFDLDLDPRGTPFQLAVWEELTRIPPGETISYGELAKRIGRPSASRAVGAANGANPLPIVVPCHRVIGAAGSLTGFAGGLDTKRWLLALERGTASTVPAQLSLL; from the coding sequence ATGCCCGACACCCGCTACACTTTCCTCGACACGCCCATCGGCGCGCTGCTTCTCGCGGGCACGGACGAGCGCCTGCGGTACATCGGGTTTCCCACCGGCAAGGGCGCGGTGACACCCCGGGCCGATTGGCACCGGGACGACGCGGCCTTCGCCGAGGGCCGACGGCAACTGAGCACCTATTTCGCAGGCCGGCTCACCCGGTTCGACCTCGACCTCGATCCGCGCGGAACGCCGTTCCAGCTCGCCGTGTGGGAGGAACTCACCCGCATCCCACCGGGCGAGACGATCAGCTACGGCGAACTCGCCAAGCGAATCGGTCGGCCGAGCGCCAGCCGTGCCGTGGGCGCGGCGAACGGCGCCAACCCGCTCCCCATCGTGGTTCCCTGCCACCGCGTCATCGGCGCGGCGGGCAGCCTCACGGGATTTGCCGGCGGCCTCGATACGAAACGATGGCTGCTCGCCCTGGAGCGTGGGACGGCGTCCACGGTCCCGGCGCAGCTCAGCCTGCTCTGA
- the yojI gene encoding ABC transporter ATP-binding/permease protein YojI — protein sequence MAGPDNRLSGLGKDAMRLLRPIWPLVAASSAIGALSGLATATVLAKVNTAIHADGGLSENFIPVFLGLVLLGVGGSLLSGLGSALASGRISAGLSRDLADMILTAPIDRIEQIGRHKVLASLNTDAGTLSTTVSMLSGLIIHSGVTAGCLVYMLILSAPLFAITLLVFGLGSYVENILRRRAMVGYRTRRSLADTMQKHFQSLTEGSRELRLNRQRRMRLRDGALTSSIEELRRNEFRTHTLLEFSYLTKKLALFATIAAIVTYKATLGIDNAVLSGFVLVLLYIELPVTYILAILPEIGRARIAYQRIAEFSAGRTVSEPNLLASVETRTPRAISDIELRGVSHAFPAVEGKPGFTLGPIDLTVRRGEILFIVGENGSGKTTLIKLILGLYPPQTGTLFLDGAPVTDETRDAYRQHFSAVFFDYYLFDDLVLPAGANPAAAAAYLETLDLAHKVTIRDGAFSTVDLSAGQRKRLALVQAYLEGRPVLVLDEWAAEQDPTFRRLFYTRLLPDLKREGRTLIVISHDDRYFDAADRVIHLNNGAILEAPRTEATA from the coding sequence ATGGCGGGACCGGACAATCGTCTGAGCGGGCTTGGCAAGGACGCGATGCGCCTGCTGCGCCCGATCTGGCCGCTCGTGGCCGCGTCCTCGGCGATCGGCGCCCTGAGCGGCCTCGCGACGGCGACGGTCCTGGCCAAGGTCAACACGGCCATCCATGCGGATGGCGGTCTGTCCGAGAATTTCATTCCCGTCTTCCTCGGCCTCGTCCTCCTCGGCGTGGGCGGGTCCCTTCTCTCCGGGCTCGGCAGCGCCCTGGCGAGTGGGCGCATCAGCGCGGGCCTCAGCCGCGATCTTGCCGACATGATCCTCACGGCACCCATCGACCGCATCGAGCAGATCGGCCGCCACAAGGTCCTCGCTTCGCTCAACACGGATGCCGGCACGCTGTCGACGACGGTCTCGATGCTGTCGGGACTGATCATTCATAGCGGCGTGACGGCCGGCTGCCTCGTCTACATGCTCATTCTGTCAGCCCCGCTCTTCGCCATCACCCTGCTGGTCTTCGGCCTCGGCAGCTATGTCGAGAACATCCTGCGCCGCCGGGCCATGGTCGGCTACCGCACGCGCCGCTCCCTCGCCGACACGATGCAGAAGCATTTCCAGAGCCTGACCGAAGGCAGCCGGGAATTGCGGCTCAACCGGCAGCGCCGGATGCGATTGAGGGACGGGGCCCTGACCTCGTCCATCGAAGAGCTCCGCCGCAACGAATTCAGGACCCATACGCTCCTCGAATTCTCCTACCTGACGAAGAAGCTGGCCCTGTTCGCCACGATCGCGGCCATCGTGACCTACAAGGCGACTCTGGGGATCGACAACGCCGTCCTCTCCGGCTTCGTCCTCGTGCTGCTCTATATCGAGCTGCCGGTCACCTACATCCTCGCCATCCTGCCCGAGATCGGTAGGGCCCGGATCGCCTACCAGCGCATCGCCGAATTCTCGGCCGGACGCACCGTCTCGGAGCCGAACCTGCTCGCGTCGGTGGAAACACGGACGCCCCGTGCGATCAGTGACATCGAGCTTCGCGGCGTCAGCCACGCTTTCCCGGCCGTCGAGGGCAAGCCGGGCTTCACCCTCGGCCCCATCGACCTCACCGTGCGGCGGGGGGAGATCCTGTTCATCGTCGGCGAGAACGGCTCGGGCAAGACCACCCTGATCAAGCTGATCCTCGGCCTGTATCCGCCACAGACCGGCACCCTGTTCCTCGACGGGGCGCCGGTGACGGACGAGACGCGGGACGCCTACCGCCAGCATTTCTCGGCGGTGTTCTTCGATTATTACCTGTTCGACGATCTCGTCCTGCCCGCCGGGGCGAACCCGGCGGCGGCGGCTGCCTATCTCGAGACTCTGGACCTCGCCCACAAGGTGACGATCCGGGACGGGGCCTTCTCCACCGTCGATCTCTCGGCCGGGCAGCGCAAGCGCCTCGCCCTGGTCCAGGCCTATCTCGAAGGGCGGCCGGTCCTCGTCCTCGACGAGTGGGCGGCGGAGCAGGACCCCACCTTCCGGCGTCTGTTCTACACGCGGCTCCTGCCGGACCTGAAGCGTGAGGGCCGGACCCTGATCGTCATCAGCCATGACGACCGCTACTTCGATGCGGCCGACCGGGTGATCCACCTGAACAACGGCGCGATCCTGGAAGCTCCCCGAACGGAAGCGACCGCGTGA